The segment TGTAAGTAAGGCATAGCTCGCGATGTTGAATGGGATGCCAAGGAATGTATCCCCACTACGCTGTGTTAACATGCAGCTTAATTTTCCATCAGCTACGTAAAATTGGAACATGACATGGCACGGTGGTAGTGCTGCTTTACTTCCTTTTGCACCTGCATTGATGACATCTTCCGGATTCCATGCGTTGACAATAATACGGCGCGAATCAGGATTATTTTTTATTTGGTCAATGGCATCTTGTAGTTGGTCGATTTCATTGCCTTCTGAATCTGTCCAGCGGCGCCATTGCTTCCCGTATACATTACCAAGGTCGCCGTATTTTTCTGCAAATGCATCATCTTCTAATACGCGCTCACAATAAGCAGCCATTTCCACTTTATAAAGTTTGTTAAATTCTTCATCTACTAAACTGCGATTTCCGAAATCTGTCATATCAGGACCTGTATATTCATCCGATTCCACCCAGCGCTTAAACGCCCACTCATTCCAAATGTTATTTTTATTTTGCAATAAGTAACGAATATTCGTATCACCTTTCATAAACCAAAGTAGCTCACTCGCCACAAGTTTAAATGGGACGCGCTTTGTCGTCAGTAATGGGAATCCTTGCGCTAAATCAAAGCGCATTTGATGACCGAAAACACTAATTGTTCCCGTTCCAGTACGGTCTTCCTTTTTTACACCATTATTTAAAATAGTCTGTAAAAGATCTAAGTATGTTTGTTCTAATGTATTTGCCACG is part of the Solibacillus sp. FSL K6-1523 genome and harbors:
- a CDS encoding thymidylate synthase; amino-acid sequence: MANTLEQTYLDLLQTILNNGVKKEDRTGTGTISVFGHQMRFDLAQGFPLLTTKRVPFKLVASELLWFMKGDTNIRYLLQNKNNIWNEWAFKRWVESDEYTGPDMTDFGNRSLVDEEFNKLYKVEMAAYCERVLEDDAFAEKYGDLGNVYGKQWRRWTDSEGNEIDQLQDAIDQIKNNPDSRRIIVNAWNPEDVINAGAKGSKAALPPCHVMFQFYVADGKLSCMLTQRSGDTFLGIPFNIASYALLTHLIAHECGLEVGEFVHSIGDAHIYSNHVNQVTEQLSRELKDLPTLTINPAKKSIFDIELEDLTIEGYDPHPTIKAPIAV